The following coding sequences are from one Aliarcobacter skirrowii CCUG 10374 window:
- the rlmN gene encoding 23S rRNA (adenine(2503)-C(2))-methyltransferase RlmN has product MAKFDESSIYDYTLDELKEILKPSFRAKQVYNWLYKKYANSYEDMKNLPKELIEDLKTNYPIDILKVIKKEQSSDGSIKYLFKLRDNHTIEAVLLLMKDKKIDEDGQIVRSEKYTVCISSQVGCKVGCSFCLTARGGFVRNLTVGEYIAQIVHIKRDNEIAENKALNIVYMGMGEPLDNFDNFVKAVEIFSELDGLAISRRRQTVSTSGIASKIKKLGEKDLQIQLAISLHAVDDELRSELIPMNKAYNIASIIEAVKEFPVDTRKKVMFEYLVIKDKNDSLDAAKKLVKLLDGIQAKVNLIYFNPYAGTSYQRPLETDMMRFKDFLNSKGVICTIRESKGLDISAACGQLREKDIKKDENGNS; this is encoded by the coding sequence CCATCATTTAGAGCAAAACAGGTTTATAATTGGCTTTATAAAAAATATGCAAACTCTTATGAAGATATGAAAAATCTTCCTAAAGAGTTGATTGAAGATTTAAAAACAAACTATCCAATTGATATTTTAAAAGTTATAAAAAAAGAGCAAAGTAGTGATGGAAGCATAAAATATCTTTTTAAATTAAGAGATAATCATACAATTGAAGCAGTTTTACTCTTGATGAAAGATAAAAAAATTGATGAAGATGGACAAATTGTAAGAAGTGAAAAATATACAGTTTGTATCTCTAGTCAAGTTGGATGTAAAGTTGGATGTAGTTTTTGTTTAACGGCACGTGGTGGATTTGTGCGAAATCTTACAGTTGGAGAGTATATAGCTCAAATTGTTCATATAAAAAGAGATAATGAAATAGCTGAAAACAAGGCTTTAAATATTGTTTATATGGGAATGGGTGAACCTCTTGATAATTTTGATAACTTTGTAAAAGCTGTTGAGATTTTCTCAGAACTTGATGGTTTAGCAATAAGTAGAAGAAGACAAACGGTTTCAACTTCAGGAATTGCAAGCAAGATTAAAAAATTAGGTGAAAAAGATTTACAAATACAACTTGCTATTTCACTTCATGCTGTTGATGATGAGTTAAGAAGTGAGCTTATTCCTATGAATAAAGCTTATAATATTGCATCTATTATTGAAGCTGTAAAAGAGTTTCCAGTTGATACAAGAAAAAAAGTTATGTTTGAATATTTGGTTATAAAAGATAAAAATGATAGTTTAGATGCTGCAAAAAAACTTGTAAAACTACTAGATGGAATTCAAGCAAAAGTAAATCTAATATATTTTAATCCATATGCTGGAACTTCATATCAAAGACCTCTTGAAACTGATATGATGAGATTTAAAGATTTTTTAAATAGCAAAGGTGTTATTTGTACAATTAGAGAGTCAAAAGGTTTAGACATAAGTGCAGCTTGTGGACAATTAAGAGAGAAAGATATTAAAAAGGATGAAAATGGCAATTCTTGA
- the gltX gene encoding glutamate--tRNA ligase, which yields MTVTRFAPSPTGYLHIGGLRTALYSYLWARKNGGTFRLRIEDTDLARNSEEALGAIIEAFNWVGLSYDGEVEYQSKRTEIYKEYINRLLENGNAYKCYMSKEELDSLRAKQEAAKQTPRYDETWRPEDGKVLPQIPEGIEPVIRIKAPKTGEIRFVDGVKGDMKFDASFVDDFVIARSNGMPTYNFVVTIDDMLMEMTDVIRGDDHLSNTPKQIVIYNALGVKHPNFYHVPMINNPEGKKLSKRDGAMDVMEYKRLGYLPEALLNFLVRLGWSNKDQEIFSMKEMLELFDPKNINKSASAYNAEKLLWLNSEYIKTVSNDRLVEELKFFDLDLTNYSKKDEILNLAKQRANTLLELKKSILDIKDEPTLYEEAGVKKFIKDDTSEVLKEYLELLEKNLNSFDSVEKLEAITKPFIEEKSLKFPQIFQPIRLALTGTTQAPSVYDIIFVLGFEEVKIRILKALEKNFKNS from the coding sequence ATGACAGTTACAAGATTTGCACCAAGTCCAACAGGATATTTACATATTGGTGGATTAAGAACAGCTTTATATAGTTATTTATGGGCAAGAAAAAATGGTGGAACTTTTAGACTTAGAATTGAAGATACAGATTTAGCAAGAAATAGTGAAGAGGCATTGGGTGCTATTATAGAAGCTTTTAATTGGGTTGGTTTATCTTATGATGGAGAGGTTGAGTATCAATCAAAAAGAACAGAGATTTATAAAGAGTATATAAACAGACTACTTGAAAATGGAAATGCTTATAAATGTTATATGAGCAAAGAAGAACTTGATAGCTTAAGAGCAAAACAAGAAGCTGCAAAACAAACTCCAAGATATGATGAGACATGGAGACCTGAAGATGGAAAAGTTTTACCACAAATTCCAGAGGGAATTGAGCCAGTTATTAGAATCAAAGCTCCAAAAACAGGAGAGATTAGATTTGTTGATGGTGTAAAAGGTGATATGAAGTTTGATGCCTCGTTTGTTGATGACTTTGTAATTGCAAGATCAAATGGAATGCCTACATATAACTTTGTTGTAACTATTGATGATATGTTAATGGAGATGACAGATGTAATTAGAGGCGATGATCATCTATCAAATACTCCAAAACAGATTGTTATTTATAATGCTTTAGGTGTAAAACATCCAAACTTTTATCATGTACCTATGATAAATAATCCAGAAGGTAAAAAGCTCTCAAAAAGAGATGGTGCTATGGATGTTATGGAGTATAAAAGACTAGGATATTTACCAGAAGCTTTATTAAACTTCTTAGTAAGACTTGGTTGGTCAAATAAAGATCAAGAGATATTTAGCATGAAAGAGATGCTAGAACTATTTGATCCAAAAAATATAAATAAATCAGCATCAGCATATAATGCTGAAAAACTTTTATGGTTAAATAGTGAGTATATAAAAACTGTTTCAAATGATAGATTAGTTGAAGAGTTGAAATTTTTTGATTTAGATTTAACTAATTATTCTAAAAAAGATGAGATTTTAAACCTTGCAAAACAAAGAGCAAACACACTATTGGAACTAAAAAAATCAATTTTAGATATTAAAGATGAGCCTACTTTATATGAAGAGGCTGGAGTTAAAAAATTTATCAAAGATGATACAAGTGAAGTTTTAAAAGAGTATTTAGAACTTTTAGAAAAAAATCTAAACTCTTTTGATAGTGTTGAAAAATTAGAAGCAATTACAAAACCTTTTATAGAAGAAAAAAGTCTTAAATTTCCACAAATTTTTCAACCAATAAGATTGGCTTTGACAGGTACTACACAAGCACCTTCTGTATATGATATAATTTTTGTTTTAGGCTTTGAAGAGGTGAAAATAAGAATTTTAAAAGCTTTGGAAAAAAATTTTAAAAACTCTTGA
- a CDS encoding RNA recognition motif domain-containing protein, which produces MNIYVGNLSYRMNDKDLEATFAKFGAVKSAKIIMDKETGRSKGFAFVEMEDSAAGNAAIEALNGKEAEGRTLRVNEAKPREDKPRDSRPRRSF; this is translated from the coding sequence ATGAACATTTACGTAGGTAATTTATCGTACAGAATGAACGATAAAGATTTAGAAGCAACATTTGCTAAGTTTGGTGCAGTTAAAAGTGCAAAAATTATTATGGATAAAGAGACAGGAAGATCGAAAGGTTTTGCATTTGTTGAAATGGAAGATTCTGCTGCTGGTAATGCTGCTATTGAAGCATTAAATGGTAAAGAAGCAGAAGGAAGAACTCTAAGAGTTAATGAGGCAAAACCTAGAGAGGATAAGCCAAGAGATAGTAGACCAAGAAGAAGCTTCTAA
- a CDS encoding response regulator transcription factor: MKILLLEDDLILNEILEEHLIKQEHQITTTFSSNEAVKELYSQTFDLLLLDVNVPDLNGFELLKELRDNNILTPTIFITSLNMVEDMQKGFDSGCDDYIRKPFELKELDIRINNIKRLFNIDIKIIKIDENSYLDLQNLEINLNKKSFVISKKESEILAYLLNNPKKTISIEEIINNIWSYEDSVESSTIRTYIKNLRKILGEDKILNIRGVGYRFNF; this comes from the coding sequence ATGAAAATATTACTTTTAGAAGATGATTTAATCTTAAATGAAATTCTTGAAGAACACTTAATAAAACAAGAACATCAAATCACTACAACTTTTTCTTCAAATGAAGCTGTAAAAGAGCTATATTCACAAACTTTTGATTTACTTTTATTAGATGTAAATGTGCCAGATTTAAATGGTTTTGAACTATTAAAAGAGCTAAGAGATAATAATATTTTAACTCCAACAATATTTATAACATCTTTAAATATGGTCGAAGATATGCAAAAAGGGTTTGATAGTGGATGTGATGACTATATTAGAAAACCTTTTGAGCTAAAAGAGCTTGATATTAGAATAAATAATATAAAAAGGCTTTTTAATATAGATATAAAAATTATAAAAATCGATGAAAATAGTTATTTAGATTTACAAAATTTGGAGATAAATTTAAATAAAAAAAGTTTTGTAATATCAAAAAAAGAGTCTGAAATTCTTGCATATTTATTAAATAATCCAAAAAAAACTATCAGTATTGAAGAGATTATAAATAATATTTGGTCATATGAAGATAGTGTAGAAAGCTCTACAATTAGAACTTATATAAAAAATCTGCGAAAAATATTGGGAGAAGATAAAATATTAAATATAAGAGGAGTTGGATATAGATTTAACTTCTAG
- a CDS encoding sensor histidine kinase: MDIDLTSSEKKSFFSFLALYLGSSFILMLIALFFYYQNEKTLYLDLVKSNMQNIVSKVSNKIIMSHMLDVEFDKNIYLNNQDYKISFYDKDKNLLFGNLNEKLNFEQNFYNDEEKLIIVDSSTVGHLGIWYIALKDNSLKEKISNLKLNIFLIFLIFYTIIAIVSWSLAKLFLKPIKNERERLNNFIKDTTHELNTPISAIIMSCEDDNLTKKQIDRIKFSAKRVSEIYKDLTYIFLGNIEKKSLNKIDLSKVIKEEIINFEPMIARKRLKINLNIEEFFYEINKDDFIRLFNNLFSNAIKYNKTDGNIDIILQNSELIIKDSGIGISKDKIKDIFNRYYRATNQSGGFGLGLNIVNMICKTYNIKIDVQSSENIGSTFTLKL; this comes from the coding sequence TTGGATATAGATTTAACTTCTAGTGAAAAAAAAAGTTTTTTTAGCTTTTTAGCTCTTTATTTAGGATCCTCTTTTATATTAATGTTAATTGCTCTATTTTTCTATTATCAAAATGAGAAAACACTTTATTTGGATTTAGTAAAATCAAATATGCAAAATATAGTATCTAAAGTTTCAAATAAAATAATAATGTCACATATGTTGGATGTTGAATTTGATAAAAATATATATTTGAATAATCAAGATTATAAAATCTCTTTTTATGATAAAGATAAAAATTTATTATTTGGAAATTTAAACGAAAAGTTAAATTTTGAACAAAATTTTTATAATGATGAAGAGAAATTAATTATTGTTGATAGTTCAACTGTAGGACATTTAGGAATTTGGTATATAGCTTTAAAAGACAATAGCTTAAAAGAGAAAATATCAAATTTAAAATTAAATATTTTTCTTATTTTTTTAATATTTTATACAATAATTGCTATTGTTAGCTGGTCTTTAGCAAAACTATTTCTAAAACCAATAAAAAATGAGAGAGAAAGATTAAATAACTTTATAAAAGATACTACTCATGAGTTAAATACTCCAATAAGTGCAATAATTATGTCTTGTGAAGATGATAATTTGACTAAAAAGCAAATAGATAGAATAAAATTTAGTGCAAAAAGAGTTAGTGAGATTTATAAAGATTTGACGTATATATTTTTAGGAAATATTGAAAAAAAAAGTTTAAATAAAATAGATTTATCAAAAGTTATTAAAGAAGAGATTATAAATTTTGAGCCAATGATTGCTAGAAAAAGATTAAAAATCAACCTTAATATAGAAGAGTTCTTTTATGAGATAAATAAAGATGATTTTATAAGACTTTTTAATAATCTATTCTCAAATGCTATAAAATATAATAAAACTGATGGAAATATAGATATTATCCTGCAAAATAGCGAGTTAATAATAAAAGATAGTGGTATTGGAATATCAAAAGATAAAATAAAAGATATTTTCAACAGATATTATAGAGCAACAAATCAAAGTGGAGGCTTTGGTTTAGGACTTAATATTGTAAATATGATTTGCAAAACTTACAATATCAAAATAGATGTTCAATCTTCTGAAAATATAGGCTCAACTTTTACTTTAAAACTCTAA
- a CDS encoding FixH family protein, translated as MKKVLKAFVVMFLMATVLNANSLKESLNVDGYNLELTSKRDLSAGSNEFFVKITKDGKEVNDAKIKAKFFMPEMPGMPYMEHEGEGKFENGIYSFIINFCMDGTWQYNIRFKTADDKVHSVKSSVSF; from the coding sequence ATGAAAAAAGTATTAAAAGCTTTTGTAGTTATGTTTCTAATGGCTACGGTGTTAAATGCAAACTCACTAAAAGAGAGTTTAAATGTTGATGGATACAATCTTGAACTTACAAGCAAAAGAGATTTAAGTGCCGGAAGTAATGAGTTTTTTGTAAAAATTACAAAAGATGGAAAAGAAGTAAATGATGCAAAAATAAAAGCTAAGTTTTTTATGCCAGAGATGCCAGGAATGCCATATATGGAGCATGAAGGTGAAGGAAAATTTGAAAATGGCATTTATAGTTTTATAATTAATTTCTGTATGGATGGAACTTGGCAATATAATATCAGATTTAAAACAGCTGATGATAAAGTTCACTCTGTAAAAAGTAGCGTGAGCTTCTAA
- a CDS encoding TolC family protein — translation MKKVVFTSLILAIYSFGTSIEDIVQKSLQNNFDIKSLENSIEIANFQIKQAKNWENPMISFKVNDIMLNKNYLNKQKEYGIELSQAIPIGKKLELEESIAKKDKLLKEQTLQDIKLEFESKIYLYSYTILILENRLKLLNEYQKNLNRLEELYTKLYSYDKVSLNEILNTQISKYDLQMKINELQIAKDNLYLSLEQISYEKIDKIDDSLVLKDINRQQIEEQLIFHPKIQTLRTTSQKYKDTAQLEDAKKFSSITLALEYMQNKEQDYANITMSMPLPIYNTENINKLKANLNTNETNNKLDSQIHNLRLQTKIYLNNLEQYKTNYKILQEKIVPIKQKIQKVLEEFVGFDKESLKENLNSLNELIDYEMKASEQLEKYFENYSELIYYSNKGVK, via the coding sequence ATGAAAAAAGTAGTTTTTACTTCACTAATTCTCGCAATTTATTCATTTGGAACTTCGATTGAAGATATAGTACAAAAGAGTTTACAAAATAATTTTGATATAAAAAGTCTTGAAAACTCTATTGAAATTGCTAATTTTCAAATAAAACAGGCTAAAAATTGGGAAAATCCAATGATAAGCTTTAAAGTAAATGATATTATGCTGAATAAAAACTATTTAAATAAGCAAAAAGAGTATGGAATTGAGTTATCTCAAGCCATACCTATTGGTAAAAAACTTGAACTGGAAGAGAGTATTGCAAAAAAAGATAAATTATTAAAAGAACAAACGCTACAGGATATAAAGCTAGAATTTGAATCAAAAATTTATCTATATTCATACACTATTTTAATTTTAGAAAATAGATTAAAACTACTAAATGAATATCAAAAAAATTTAAATCGCCTAGAAGAGCTTTATACAAAACTATATTCATATGATAAAGTATCTTTAAATGAGATATTAAATACACAAATTTCAAAATATGATTTACAAATGAAAATAAATGAACTTCAAATAGCAAAAGATAATTTATATCTAAGTTTAGAGCAAATAAGTTATGAGAAGATTGATAAAATTGATGATAGCTTAGTATTAAAAGATATAAACAGACAACAAATTGAAGAACAATTAATATTTCATCCAAAGATACAAACACTTCGAACAACAAGCCAAAAGTATAAAGATACTGCACAACTTGAAGACGCAAAAAAGTTTTCAAGTATAACTTTAGCTTTAGAATATATGCAAAATAAAGAGCAAGATTATGCAAATATTACAATGTCTATGCCTCTACCAATTTATAATACAGAAAATATTAATAAATTAAAAGCAAATTTAAATACAAATGAAACTAATAATAAACTAGATAGTCAAATTCATAATTTAAGATTACAAACAAAAATATATCTAAATAATTTAGAGCAATATAAAACAAATTATAAAATCCTTCAAGAAAAGATTGTACCTATAAAACAAAAAATACAAAAGGTTTTAGAAGAGTTTGTAGGATTTGATAAAGAGAGTTTAAAAGAGAATCTAAATAGTTTAAATGAATTGATTGATTATGAAATGAAAGCAAGTGAACAACTTGAAAAATATTTTGAAAACTACAGTGAACTTATATATTACTCAAATAAAGGTGTAAAATGA
- a CDS encoding efflux RND transporter periplasmic adaptor subunit, translating to MKKIFLSLILIAIALNSNPIDAKQLFNIEKVKVKKENFKESKEFYGITKLNESKTIDIVSRFDGYITHLSANKNYMNIKKGESLYTIYSSDIASIKVEIEIAKDLNKNLYDKANSKLENFDIKNAKFLNNEVVVSSPISGIITQKNVNNKSYVEKGKTLFQISSLEDIWFIASIYQEDLSFIKANMNSVIKLDGVENPILAKVDFIYPVFNEEKKTVDIRFVIENSQNKILPSMFGKVKIEKESKEILVLPKSAVIKKSDSYYVFIPKENGEFTPKKIEAKRVSGDKYEILSGLTLDEEVINNALFLYDADAMTNRLYDETSDEEW from the coding sequence ATGAAAAAAATATTCTTATCGCTAATACTTATAGCTATAGCTCTTAATTCCAATCCAATAGATGCTAAACAACTATTTAATATTGAAAAAGTTAAAGTAAAAAAAGAGAATTTTAAAGAATCAAAAGAGTTTTATGGAATTACAAAACTAAATGAGAGTAAAACGATAGATATTGTAAGCAGATTTGATGGATATATTACACATTTAAGTGCAAATAAAAATTATATGAATATTAAAAAAGGTGAAAGTTTATATACAATTTATTCAAGCGATATTGCATCAATAAAAGTTGAGATTGAAATAGCAAAAGATTTAAATAAAAATTTATATGATAAAGCAAATAGTAAATTAGAAAACTTTGATATAAAAAATGCTAAGTTTTTAAATAATGAAGTAGTTGTAAGTTCACCAATATCAGGAATAATCACACAAAAAAATGTAAATAATAAATCTTATGTAGAAAAAGGAAAAACTCTTTTTCAAATTTCATCACTTGAAGATATTTGGTTTATAGCTTCTATATATCAAGAGGATTTGAGTTTTATAAAAGCAAATATGAATTCTGTAATTAAACTTGATGGAGTAGAGAATCCAATTTTAGCAAAAGTTGATTTTATATATCCCGTTTTTAATGAAGAGAAAAAAACAGTAGATATTAGATTTGTTATAGAAAATTCACAAAATAAGATTTTGCCTTCAATGTTTGGGAAAGTAAAAATAGAAAAAGAGAGTAAAGAGATTTTAGTTTTACCAAAAAGTGCAGTTATAAAAAAATCAGACTCTTATTATGTTTTTATTCCAAAAGAAAATGGAGAATTTACACCTAAAAAAATAGAGGCAAAAAGAGTAAGTGGTGATAAATATGAAATTTTAAGTGGTTTAACTCTTGATGAGGAAGTTATAAATAATGCCCTATTCTTATATGATGCTGATGCTATGACAAATAGACTTTATGATGAAACTTCTGATGAGGAGTGGTAA
- a CDS encoding efflux RND transporter permease subunit, producing the protein MVERIIDLSVKNRFIVIFITLLLAFGSIYAIENTSLDAIPDLSANQVIIEVEWSNQSAKTIEEQISYPLISNLMSLPKIETIRAMSSFSTSMIYVIFKDGVDLYDARSRILEQLSTLQGTFPSLAKVKLGPDASGVGWAYEYALKSKNRSLDELRTLQDYFYKFALLGVDGVSEVASVGGFVRNYEITLNQDRLIQYDLDIEEIKEAIVKNNNDSGARVILENGYEQIISARAYLKSKKDIENITIKTQNNIPLKIKDIAEVNLTSNDRRGIAELNGEGEVVGGIVVTRYGVDVHSVIKNVKAKLNSLNVDDVEIVEVYDRTSLIDAAIDTLKRTLIEESIIVMLIVAIFLFHFRSALIIIITLPLTVMISFLLMKIFNIGSNIMSLGGIAIAIGAMVDATIVMVENAHKHLQGKENITKEERIEIILSSAKQVGRPIFFALLLVVVSFLPIFALSGQEGKLFSPLAFTKTFAMLCGAILSITLVPILMIYFIKGKIIQEDKNILNSFFIKIYSPILRLSLKLKYFVVTIFFIIIISALYTYSKQKWEFMPTLNEATFMYMPVTPYGIGADLAKQLAQKTNMVIKSFPEVQNTFAKAGRAATATDPAPLAMIETIITFKPQSQWREGMTYKKLIDEMDKKLQIPGLINTWTYPIKGRIDMLLTGIRTPLGIKLYGKDLEILQEESSKIENILKKYEGSMSVSADKINQGYYLNIKIDDEAISRYNISKNTILETLSIGVGAVQLTLFLDNLERYPISLRYESNQREDIKALENLQIKTNLGFKPLKTFATLSYEESPSIIQSEKALKVAYVYISPKSDFSIQQYKDDANKLLKDLKLPDGYYFEWSGQSEFLQQAMSKLSFIIPIVLMFIFILIYLALKNLKYTLIIFCTLPFALSGGVFYIEYLGFNISIAVIVGFMALLGVAAETSIVMMLYLDEAYKNIKEKTDIALKNAIYHGAVLRLRPKLMTLFAILGGLIPIMYINSIGSEVMQRVAAPMIGGIISSAFLTLFVIPSIFYIVMRNR; encoded by the coding sequence ATGGTTGAAAGAATAATAGACCTAAGTGTAAAAAACCGTTTTATTGTAATTTTTATTACTCTACTATTAGCTTTTGGCTCAATATATGCTATAGAAAATACAAGTTTAGACGCTATTCCTGATTTATCTGCAAATCAAGTAATCATTGAAGTTGAATGGAGCAATCAAAGTGCAAAAACTATTGAGGAGCAAATCTCTTATCCACTAATTTCAAATCTTATGAGTCTTCCTAAAATAGAGACAATAAGAGCTATGAGCAGTTTTTCAACTTCTATGATATATGTAATTTTTAAAGATGGAGTTGATTTATACGATGCTAGAAGTAGAATTTTAGAACAACTATCAACTTTGCAAGGAACATTCCCCTCTTTAGCAAAAGTAAAATTAGGTCCTGATGCTTCAGGTGTTGGTTGGGCTTATGAATATGCATTAAAATCAAAAAATAGAAGCCTTGATGAGCTTAGAACTTTGCAAGACTATTTTTATAAATTTGCACTTTTAGGAGTTGATGGAGTTAGTGAGGTAGCATCAGTTGGTGGATTTGTACGAAACTATGAAATTACTCTAAATCAAGATAGATTAATTCAATATGATTTAGATATAGAAGAGATTAAAGAGGCAATTGTTAAAAATAACAATGATAGTGGAGCAAGAGTAATACTTGAAAATGGTTATGAACAAATTATTAGTGCAAGAGCATATTTAAAATCAAAAAAAGATATTGAAAATATAACTATAAAGACTCAAAATAATATCCCTTTGAAAATAAAAGATATAGCAGAAGTTAATCTTACTTCAAATGATAGAAGAGGTATTGCTGAGTTAAATGGTGAAGGTGAAGTTGTTGGAGGAATTGTAGTAACTAGATATGGTGTTGATGTTCATAGTGTAATTAAAAATGTAAAAGCTAAATTAAATTCACTTAATGTTGATGATGTTGAAATAGTTGAGGTTTATGATAGAACCTCTTTAATTGATGCTGCAATTGACACTTTAAAAAGAACTTTGATTGAGGAGTCTATTATTGTTATGTTAATAGTTGCAATATTTTTATTCCATTTTAGAAGTGCTTTAATTATAATTATTACCCTTCCTTTAACTGTGATGATTAGTTTTTTACTTATGAAGATCTTTAATATTGGCTCAAATATTATGAGTTTAGGTGGAATTGCAATTGCAATTGGAGCAATGGTTGATGCAACAATTGTAATGGTTGAAAATGCTCATAAACATCTTCAAGGAAAAGAAAATATAACAAAAGAGGAGAGGATAGAGATAATATTATCTTCTGCAAAACAAGTTGGACGACCTATTTTCTTTGCCCTACTTTTGGTTGTAGTATCATTTTTACCTATATTTGCACTAAGTGGACAAGAAGGAAAACTATTTTCACCACTTGCATTTACAAAAACATTTGCAATGCTTTGTGGAGCAATACTTTCAATTACCCTAGTTCCTATTTTGATGATATATTTTATAAAAGGTAAAATCATTCAAGAGGATAAAAATATCTTAAATAGTTTTTTTATAAAAATTTATTCACCAATATTACGATTGAGTTTAAAATTAAAATACTTTGTGGTTACTATATTTTTTATAATTATAATTTCTGCCTTATATACATATTCAAAACAAAAATGGGAATTTATGCCCACACTAAATGAAGCAACATTTATGTATATGCCTGTAACTCCTTATGGAATTGGAGCTGATTTAGCAAAGCAGTTGGCACAAAAAACCAATATGGTTATAAAATCTTTTCCAGAAGTGCAAAATACTTTTGCAAAAGCTGGACGAGCAGCAACAGCAACTGATCCAGCACCACTTGCAATGATTGAAACAATTATTACTTTTAAACCACAATCACAGTGGAGAGAAGGAATGACTTATAAAAAATTAATTGATGAGATGGATAAAAAACTTCAAATTCCAGGTCTTATAAATACATGGACATATCCAATTAAAGGTAGAATTGATATGTTACTTACAGGAATTCGAACACCTTTGGGAATAAAACTTTATGGTAAAGATTTAGAAATTTTACAAGAAGAGAGCTCAAAAATAGAGAACATATTAAAAAAATATGAAGGCTCTATGAGTGTTAGCGCAGATAAGATAAATCAAGGATATTATTTAAATATAAAAATAGATGATGAAGCAATAAGTAGATATAACATAAGCAAAAATACTATTTTAGAAACTTTAAGTATAGGAGTTGGAGCTGTTCAATTAACTCTCTTTTTAGATAATTTAGAGAGATATCCAATAAGCTTAAGGTATGAATCAAATCAGAGAGAAGATATAAAAGCATTAGAAAATCTACAAATAAAAACTAATTTAGGATTTAAACCACTTAAAACATTTGCCACTTTGTCTTATGAAGAGAGTCCTTCAATAATTCAATCGGAAAAAGCACTTAAAGTTGCTTATGTTTATATTAGCCCAAAAAGTGATTTTTCTATACAACAATATAAAGATGATGCAAATAAACTTTTAAAAGATTTAAAACTTCCAGATGGTTACTATTTTGAGTGGTCAGGACAAAGTGAGTTTTTACAACAAGCAATGTCAAAATTAAGTTTTATTATTCCAATAGTTTTAATGTTTATATTCATTTTGATTTATTTAGCACTAAAGAATTTAAAATATACATTGATAATATTTTGTACACTTCCTTTTGCTTTAAGTGGTGGAGTATTTTATATAGAATATTTAGGATTTAATATCTCTATTGCTGTTATTGTTGGATTTATGGCACTTTTAGGAGTTGCTGCTGAAACTTCTATAGTTATGATGTTATATTTGGATGAAGCATATAAAAATATTAAAGAAAAAACAGATATTGCACTAAAAAATGCAATATATCATGGAGCTGTTTTAAGACTTCGACCAAAGCTGATGACACTTTTTGCAATACTTGGAGGACTTATTCCTATTATGTATATAAACTCTATTGGAAGTGAAGTTATGCAAAGAGTTGCAGCTCCTATGATTGGTGGAATAATTAGTTCAGCTTTTTTAACACTTTTTGTTATTCCATCAATTTTTTATATTGTAATGAGAAATAGATAA